The stretch of DNA ATGAGTTCCGCCGTTCGGCCTACGTGGAGTCGGACATCGACACCATCGGCATGATGCGCGAGCTGGCGCAGGAAGGCCGGCTGGACGCGACGCTGAACTAGTCGTTCAACTTAGTCCAGCGCGGCGCGGCCCCACACCTGCGCCATGCGCAGCGGCGGGGCATCCAGCGCCGCCACCTGGGCGTTGGTCAATACTTCCCTGATGGTATGCAGTTCGTTGCGCGTATCGCGCTGGAGAAACACCTCCAGCGGCGCGCCGCGCGGACCGAGCACCGACTCCACATGCGGCGTGGTCGATTGCAGACCGCGCCGCGCCACCACGCCGGTCTCGCCGTTAATCAGCCGCACATAGGTGCCGATCGGATAAATGCCCAGTTCGCGTATCACCAGCGACACCAGGTTGGTGTCCAGCGTGGTGCGCGCTTCCAGCAGCATGTCGCGCAAGGCGCCGTTGGCCGTCATCACCGGACGGTAGCTGCGCTCGGACACGCGGGCGCAATAACGGTCGGCCAGCGCCACCAGCTTGGACAACAGCGGAATCTGCGCGCCGACCTTGCCGTGCGGATAGCCCGTGCCGTCTTCATTTTCGTGATGGTGCAGCACGCAGTCCAGCCAGGCTTCATCGTTGACGCCGGCGGCGCGCAGCAGCTGCACGCTCAGCGCCGGATGGGCCAGCATGCGGGCACGGTCGGCCTCATCCAGCACGGCGCTGCTGTCATGCCAGCGCTGGTGATGCTCCAGCATGCCTGTATTCATGGTCAGCGCGGCCAGCGTGACCGTCATGACATCGTTGCGTGAACGCTGGCGGGCGCGCGCCAGCAAGACCGCAATCACCGCCGTGTTGACGCTGTGGCGCGCCGCATACGACGCCGCCTGCTGGTTGTGCAGCACGGCGGCGGTGGCGATATCAACGTTCAGCTCGACGGCGCCATGCACCAGCGCGGCGATATCGTCCAGCCTGCGGCGGAAATCGGCCGGCGCCCGGCCCTGCGACGCGGCTTGCAGCAGCGCGTGCAATTCCAGGCAGGCTGCGTTGAGTTTGCGCAGCACGGAAGGCGGTTCGGAAGCGGCTTCCGGCGGCACGCCATCCTCAAAAACGCCACGCTCCACCAGATACGCGATCTGGTTGGCACTGGCGATCATATGTCCTTTGCGAACCAGCAAAGCGCCATTTTCACCGTAGACGTCCCACGGCAGCAGCATGCCCAGTTTCAAATCGGCCGCTGTGACTTTGCGTATGTTCATTGCATGATAAAGATGCTATCGACGCAACAGCATACGGCTTTTCAGACGCCAGTGTGTAAAATTTTTGTATCTTTGATTTAACAATAACAATCACGGCCCTGGTGTGCAGTCGACGCAAGGACAATCATGCACAGGAGCATTTTTCAGGTGGTGCGCCAGGTCGCGCAAGGCGGTGCGCACGCCTTCCTCCACCACCGGATGGTAGAACGGCATGTCCAGCATGGCGTCCACCGTCAGCCCGGCCTGCACCGCCCACGCCAGCAGATGGCCGATGTTTTCCGCGCGCGGACCGATCATCTCGGCGCCGAGGAAGCGGCCGCTCTGGTATTCCGCATACACGCGCAGCATGCCCTTGTTTTGCAACATCACGCGGCTGCGGCCCTGGTTCTCGAACGACACCTTGCCGACGGCAAAGCGGCCGGGATGCGTGATGCACAGCTGGCTATACCTGGCGCCCATGGTGGCGATCTGCGGCTCGGTGAACGAAATCGCCAGCGGCGTGCGGCGCAGGCCGGGTTGGACGTCCGGATAGCGCGCCGCGTTTTCGCCGGCGATGCGGCCATGGTCGGCCGCTTCCGGCAGCTGCGGCCGGTCGTTGTTGGCGTCGCCGGCGATGAAGATGGCGCTGTCGCCGCATTGCATCGTTTGTGGATTAAACAGGGGTATGCCGTGATGGTCGCGCTGCAAGCCGGTGTTCTCCAGTCCCAGCTGATGCACATTCGGCCGGCGGCCGACGGCCGACAGCAGGTAGTCGAAATGCTCGGTCTGCTGATCGCCATTGGTATCTTCGCTAGTGATCGCCAGGCCGTCGCCATGCGGCTCCACCTTGACCACGCGCGTCTTGAAGCGCACGTCCAGCTCGTCGAGCATGGCGCTACGGGCGACGTCCAGCACTGCCGGGTCGCTCAGTTGGGCGACACTGCCGCCGCGGCCGAAGATGGTCACGCGCACGCCGAGGCGATGCAGCGACTGCCCCAGCTCCAGTCCGATCACGCCAGTGCCGGCCACCGCCACCGATGCCGGCAGGTCTTCCCAGTCGAACACGGCGTCGCTATGGATCACGCGCGGGCCAGCCGCGCGCCACTCGTCCGGCACGATGGGAGTGGAGCCGGTGGCGATGACGAAACGTTCCGCCTCCACCAGCGTGTGGTCGTCGATTTGCAGCTGGGTCGGGCTGAGGAAGCGGGCGTGGCCGTGCAGCTTGTCTTCGGCCGGGTAAGCGTCCACGCTCTCGACCACGAAGCCGACAAAGCGGTCGCGTTCGCTGCGCACGCGCGCCATCACCGCCTTGCCGTCGATGCTCACCTCGCCGGCATGCACGCCGAAATCGGCGGCGGCATGCAGCATGTGGGCCGCATCGGCAGCCGAAATCAGCAGCTTGCTGGGCATGCAGCCGACCCGCGCGCACGTTGTGCCATAGACGTTGCTTTCGATCAACAGCGCCTGCTTGCCGCCAGCCTTGGCGGCGCGATAGCCGGTCATGCCGGCCGTGCCTGCGCCGATGACGGCGACTTCAGTGCGTAAGGTTTTCATATGCCACAAGTCTACTCCCAACTGCCAATCGTGTTTTACTTCAAAGCAAAACAGTATTAGTATGGCTTATCGTTTTCAAATTTTATAAGCTTGACTTATGGACAATCTGGACTATCGGGCGCTGGCCGTGCTGGATGCGGTGGTCAGCCAGGGCAGCTTTGAGAAGGCCGCGCTGGCGCTCGGCATCAGCCAATCGGCCGTGTCCCAGCGCATCAAGGCGCTGGAGGATGCTGCTGGCCGCCTGCTGATCGTGCGCGGGCAGCCGGCCGTGCCGACCGGACTGGGCCAGCGGCTGGTGTCCCATCACCGCAACGTCAAGCTGATGGAAGCGTCGCTGGATATCGACCTGGGCAACCAGGTCAGCATGCCGGAAATCGCGCTGGCGGTGGACGCGGCCAGCCTGGCGACATGGTTCCCGCTGAGTTTGCAGCCGCTGCTGTCGCCGCCGCGCTGCCAACTGAATGTGCAGGTGGCAACGCCGGAACTGGCGCTGCATCTGGTGCGCGAAGGCAGCGTATTCGGCTGCGTCGCGGCCGGCGCGGCCGAGCCGCAGGCCAACGGCCCGCAAGTGACGCCGCTGGGCACCATGCGCTATGTCTGCGTGGCCACCAAGGCGTTTGCCAATCACTGGTTCGGCGACGGGTTTATCACCGATGCGGTGCAGCTGGCGCCAGCGGTGGTGTGCGACCGCGACATGATGGGCGGCTTCCTGCAGCAGGTGCTGGAGTGGCGCGGCGCGTATCCGCATCACACGCTGCCGCTGTCGGCGGCCAGCACCGAATGTGTGTTCGGCGGCCTGGCGTATGGCCTGCTGCCGCTGCAACAGGTGTCGGCGGCGCTGGCCGACGAGCGGCTGGTCGATCTGGCGCCCGGCCAGGTGGTCGACGTACCGCTGCACTGGCACGCGTGGAACCTGGACACGCCCTTCACCCGCGCGCTGTCCGAACAGATCGTGGCAACCGCCCGGCGCTATCTGCTTTAGCGTCGCGCCGGCGAAAGCCGGCGCCCATACTGAGCGTGCGTTCCATGGACACCGGCGTCCGCCGGTGCGACGTCAAATATCCAGCGGGTCGACTTCCAGCGACCACTTCACGCGGCTTTTCATCTCGCGCAGGGTCAGCATCCACTCTTTGAGGAAGGCTTGCAGCGCCGGCCGTGACGGCGACTCGACCAGCAACTGCGCGCGGTCCACGTTGTGCACCCGCGTCATGGTCATCGGAATCGGATCGTTGATGGTGATACCCGGATGCTGCATGCAATCGCGCGCCATGGTCAGGAACTCGATCGCCGTGGCCAGTTCGCGCGCCTCGGCCCGCAGCAGCGCCTGAAACAGATACGGCGGCAACGCCGCCTGCTCGCGCTCCTCCAGCAAGGCCGAGGCGAAGTGGTCGTAATCGTGGTGCACCACCGCGCCGTACAACGGATGCTGCGGATAACGGGTCTGGATCAGCACCTCGCTCGGAATGCCAGCCCGTCCGGCGCGGCCGGATACCTGCATCAGCTGCGCAAACAGCCGTTCACTGGCGCGGTAGTCCTGCGAAAACAGTGCCGTATCCGGATTCATGATGCCCACCAGCGTCAGGCGCTTGAAGTCATGCCCCTTGGCGACCATCTGCGTGCCGACCAGGATATCCACCTCGCCGCGATGCACGGTATCGAAGGCTTCCTGCGCGCTGCCCTTCTTGCGGGTGGAATCGGCGTCGATGCGCAGGATGCGCGCATCGGGGAACAGCGCCTGCAAACCCTCCTCCACGCGCTGCGTGCCGCGTCCCAGCGGCTGGATGTCGATATTGCCGCAGGTCGGGCAATGGCGCGGAATGCGCAGCTCCAGGCTGCAATGGTGGCAGCGCAGGCGATGCTCGGGACGATGCAGCACCATGAACGAGGTGCAGCGCGTGCATTCGCTGATCCAGCCGCACGATTCGCAGCAGATCACCGGCGCATAGCCACGGCGGTTGAGGAACAGCAGCGACTGCTCGCCGCGCTCAAGCCGCTGCCTGATGGCCGCCACCAGGTGCGAAGTCAGGCCGTCGTTCGGCTTGTCGCGCTCCATGTCGATCAGCTTGACGGTCGGCAGCACGGCATTCTGCACCGCCCGTTCGCGCAGCTCCAGCTTGCGATAGCGGCCGGACTGCGCGTGGTGCCAGCTTTCCAGCGATGGCGTGGCCGAACCCAGCACAATCGGGATCTGCAACTGCCAGGCCCTCCATACGGCCAGGTCGCGCGCCGAATAGCGCAAGCCTTCCTGCTGCTTATATGACGGATCGTGTTCCTCGTCGATGACGATCAGCTTCAGGTGCGGCAGCGACGACAAAATCGCCAGCCGCGTGCCCAGCACGATGCGCGCCTTGCCTTGGTGCGCCGCCAGCCAGTGCAGCATGCGTTCGCCCTCGGACAGGCTGCTGTGCAGCGTGGCCAGCATCACGCCGGGGAAGCGCGCGCGGATATTGCCTTCCAGCTGGGGCGTCAGGTTGATTTCGGGCACCAGGATCAGGATCTGGCCGTCCGGCTCGCGTGCCAGCACTTGCGCGCAGGCTTGCAGGTAGACCTCGGTCTTGCCGCTGCCGGTCACGCCGTACAGCAGGGTCGGCTTGAAGCCCTGGGCGCCACCGATGGCGTCGGCGGCGAGCTGCTGCTGCGGATTGAGCACCGGCATGTTGGACGGCGTGGGATCGTGTGGGGTCTCCAGCTTGGCCAGCTTCTTCAACGCCCGGTCCAGCGCCACCGTGGTCAGCACGCGCAGGTTCTTGGGCAGGCCGGGCAGCGCGACCTCGCCCAGCGGCCGCTGGTAATAATCGGCGGCAAAGCCGGCCAGCGCCAGCCATTGGGCCGACAACGGCGCCAGCTGGGTGCGCACGGCCAGCGCATCCTTCAACTTTTCCACAGGCACATCGGTCTCATCGACCACACCGACGATCAGGCCCACCACCTCGCGCCGCGCGAAGGACACCAGCGCCAGCTGACCCACCTGGGGCCGCTCGGCCGGATCGCACTGCCAGCGGTAGTCAAACACCGCGTTGAGCGGCGTATCAATAGCGATTTGCAGGTAGCAAGGGCGTGGATTATTCATGCTGCACCTTGCAAAAATATCGATGCTGTATGTATCCACAGTTTCTGTGGATAACTTTGTGGACAATGGAATCTTAATCCCCGGAAAGCACTGACATTCAAGTTGGCATCTTCCAAAACCGGGTAAAAAATCAAAATTTTATCTCTTTAAAATCAATGACTTGGAAAATGCTTCCTAGGGAGCAGAAATTCGCCGTCGGAAACGGCCAGCTGTGCATAAGTGAAGTATTTAGGAGCTTTTTTTCGGGGAAATCAAGCACTTTTTTGCACCGTTTCGGCACTTCGCAGTGCACCAATCCGCCAAATTTTATCCTTATGCTCACACCAAGCTTTGCGGCTTGATAACAAGCTTGGCAAGGGTGTCATTTTTGCCTAAAAATCGTGCAACGCAACATGAATCTCAGGTCAAACAGCAATATTATGGCTAAGTCACGGTTTACTAAGTCATTTTATTTCTTGTCCACAGTTTTTGTGGATAACTTTGTGGAAAATGAAGAAATAAACTACTTGAAGCTTAGCCACAGTGTTTACGGCTTGCTAAACATTGCCGTCTGCACCACAAATTTTATCGCTTTAAATCAATGAGTTAACTCATCATCAAGGGCTAGCCAAAAAGCACTGCCTATTATTTCCGCAGCAAAAAAAATTGTGCATAAGTCGGTCTAGTCAGAGCGCGCGCGCAGAATAAAAAAGGGCACGTTTCTTTCGAAACGTGCCCCTCTACACGATCGAAATCAAGCCGAGCGTTGGGCCTTGCTATAGGTGTGTACCGCTTCCACCATGGCCGCCACGCTTTCCGGCGGCGTGAACTGCGAAATGCCGTGGCCCAGGTTGAACACGTGGCCGCTGCCGCTAACGCCCGGCGGACCGAAAGCGTCCAGCACCTTGTGGACTTCAGCGGTAATCTGGTCCGGGCTGGCGAACAGGATGGCCGGGTCCAGATTGCCTTGCAGCGCGACCTTGTGGCCGACCTTGTGGCGCGCCTGGGTCAGGTTGGCGGTCCAGTCCAGGCCCAGCGCGTCGGCGCCGATGTCGGCGATTTCCTCGATCCAGTGACCGCCGCCCTTGGTGAACACGATGGCCGGAATCTTGACGCCATCCTTTTCACGCTTCAGCAGCGCCACCACCTGGCGCATGTATTTGAGCGAGAACTCCTGATAGGCACCATCGGCCAGCGCGCCGCCCCACGAGTCGAAGATCATCACAGCTTGCGCGCCGGCGTCGATCTGGGCGTTCAGGTACTCGGCCACCGCCTTGGCGTTGGTATCGAGGATAAAGCGCATCAGGTCCGGGCGGTTGTACAGCATCTTCTTGATGTTGTGGAACTCGCGCGAGCCTTCGCCCTCCACCATATAGCAGGCCAGCGTCCACGGACTGCCGGAGAAGCCGATCAGCGGCACGCGGCCATTCAGCTCGGTGCGGATCTGGGTCACAGCCTTGAAGACATAGTCCAGCGAACCCGGTTCCGGCTGGCGCAGGGCCAGGACATCGGCCTCGGTTTTCAGCGGACGCTCGAATTTCGGGCCCTCGCCTTCGACGAAATGCAGGCCCAGGCCCATCGCATCCGGCACCGTCAGGATGTCGGAGAACAGGATGGCGGCGTCCAGCGGGAAGCGGTCCAGCGGCTGGATCGTCACCTCGGTGGCGTAATCGGGATTGGTGGCCAGGCCCATAAAGGAACCGGCCTTGGCACGGGTGGCGCGGTATTCCGGCAAATACCTTCCGGCCTGGCGCATCAGCCACACAGGGGTGTAGGTGGTGGGCTGGCGCAACAACGCGCGCAGGAAGGTGTCATTCTTGAGCGGAGCAAATTGTGGCATGGAAGGCAATAGAGAACAATCAAGCCGCTATTATCGCATCCCACGCCATTTTGCGAATTTTGCTCTATCATGCGGAGCACCGCGCACTGACCTTTTTGGAGCTTTTATGACATCGCCTGCTTCCCCGAACATTGCCGCCTTTGGCGCCTGGCCTTCGACCATCAGCGCTGCGCGTGTGGCGGCGGGGGCGACGCCGCTGTCGTCGCTAATGCTGGGCGGGGCCGATGGCAGTGATATCTTCTGGCTGGCCGGCCGCGCGGCGGAGGCCGGCCGCAACACGCTGCTGCGCTACCACGGCGCCACCAGCGAAGAATTGACGCTGGCGCCGTTCAATGTACGCTCGCGGGTGCATGAATATGGCGGCGGGGCGTATGCGGTAGAGGGCGAGACGGTGTACTTCTCGCACTTTAAGGATAACTGCGTCTATAGCGTTATTCCTGGCGACGCACCGGTGGCGGTAACGCAGGCCGGCAAGCAGCGCTTTGCCGATTTTGTGGTCGACCGCGCGCGCAATCGGCTGATCGGCGTGCGCGAGCTGCATGGCGACGATGAACATGCTCAGCCGACCAATACGATCTGCGCGATCGACATCGCCGGCGGCGTCGAGACTGTGCTGGTGCACGGTGCGGACTTTTATTCGTCGCCACGCCTGTCGCCTGACGGCCGTTCGCTGGTCTGGCTAAGCTGGGACCATCCGCGCATGCCGTGGCAAGGCACCACGCTATGGCTGGCCGATATCAACGCCGACGGCACGCTGGCCACGCCCAAACGCATCGCTGGCGGCGAAGAGGAATCCATCTGCCAGCCCGAATGGTCGCCCGACAATCTGCTGCACTTCGTCTCCGACCGCAGCGGATGGTGGAATCTGTACCGACTGTGCGCCGACCGCGTGCGCATCGAAGGCCTGTGCCCGATGGAAGCCGAATTCGCCTCCCCGCACTGGACCTTCGGTAACAGCATGTACGGCTTCCGCTCGGCCGGCGAAATCATTTGCACCTACATCGACAAGGGCGTGAGCCGCCTGGCGCGCCTGCTGCCGGGCAGCGGCAAGCTGGAAGCCATCGCCAATCCGTACGAGGAAATCCGCGAACTGCGCGTCGGTCCCGGCTACATCGCCATGCTGGCAGGCGGCCCGACCATCCCGATGGAACTGGCGCGCATCGACTTCACCGAGGAAGGCGTCGAAATCCTGGCACAGTCGATTGACGACCTGCCGGAGGAAGCCAACCTGTCCGTCCCGACCAGCATCAGCTATCCGAGCGCCAACGGCCGTACCGCCCACGCCTTCTACTACCCGCCGCGCAACCAGGACGTGCAGGCGCCTGCAGGCAGCAAGCCGCCGGTGATCGTCATCAGTCATGGCGGCCCGACCGGCATGACCGTCAATACGCTCAACCTGAAGACCCAGTTCTGGACCAGCCGTGGTTTCGGCGTGCTGGATGTGAACTACGGCGGCAGCACCGGCTTTGGCCGCGCCTACCGCGACCTGCTCAAGGGTCAGTGGGGCGTCGTCGACGTGGAAGACTGTGTGGCCGGCGCCCAGGCGCTGGTGGAGCGCGGCCTGGCGGACGGTGAACGCCTGATCATCCGTGGCGGCAGCGCCGGCGGCCTGACCACGCTGTGCGCGCTGACCTTCCACGACGTCTTCAAGGCCGGCGCCAGCTACTACGGCGTCTCCGACCTGAAAGGCCTGGATCAGGATTCGCACAAGTTCGAGTCGCATTACAATGAATACCTGATCGCGCCGAAAGCGCAGGCCGATGCGATCTACGCCCAACGCTCGCCGATCAACCACACCGACAAGCTGTCACGCCCGATGATCTTCTTCCAGGGCCTGGACGACAAGGTGGTGCCGCCGCAGCAATCGGAAATGATGGTCGACGCGCTGAAAAAGCGTGGCATCCCGGTCGAATACGTGCCGCTGGAAGGCGAAGGCCATGGCTTCCGCAAAGCCGAAAACATTATCCGCACGCTGGAAGCGGAGCTGGACTTCTATCAAAACATCTTTAAGCTGAATCACGCATGACCGATCCCAAGCTGCTCGTCGAATTCGATGCGCTGCCATTTAACGAAAAAGCCATCCTCGCCCTGCTCGCCCTGATCGGCGAGCCGACGGGACGCACCGCCATCCTCGATCACCTGAACCATGCGCGCATCGAGCAGGATAACGACGGCAATCTGTACACCGTAGCTACGCTGGACGACTCCATGTCGCGGCTGGAGCGGCTGGCTTTCATCAGCGTGGTGACGGGACGCGGCTTTATCTGCAATCCCAAGCTGCGCTGGCCGGCGATCCGCTCCGCCATCGGCACCCACGCGCTGGAAGACCTATGCGCCGCCTACGCGGAGCTGGTGCCGATGCGCCAGACCTGGAACAGCATGGAGCCGCGCAGCTACCGCGCCGGCATGGCGCGCCTGCGCATGGGCCTTCTGCGTGGCCACGGCCCGCAACAGGTCCAGCAGGTGCTGGCGTTCTGCTTGGGCAGCTACGAGGCGGCGCAGCTGCATCCGATCGTCGATATCTTCGGCCGCCCATTCGAGCCGGGCATGCTCGCGCTGGTCCACCCGCTGTTGCAAGACGATGTGCTGGCGGTTCTGCTGCAAAACGCCCAGCATGAACCGCCCACCGCGCCGGCCATCCGCGAATTCTGCGACATGCATATGCAGCGCCGTCACGGCGACGTCAACGCCGAACTGCGCATGGCGATGGCGGAAGACGCGCTGCTGTGCGGCCGCCTGGACGACGCCAAGCGCTATCTGGAACGCACGGTGGGGCCGCAAAGCCAGTACCTCGCCAGCGTGGTGGTGCTGCTGCGCGGCGCCGCCAGCGCCGCCATCATCGGCTTTGACGCCGCGCTGAAAGCCCTGCGCCGCGATACCGGCAAACGCAAGCAGCTGTTCACCGGCATGGGCGCGCAGCTGTACCTGTTGTCGGCACTGCGCAGCGCCGACGCCAAACACCTGAAGGCGGCCGAAGCCTACCTGGAAATCGCCGTCAAGCTGCCGAGAAATCACGACAGCGCGGTGCACCAGCAGATCGACATGCTGCGCCAGATCCGCGCCGGCGTCATGCAGGTGGACGCGGTGTCTGCGCTGCCGTGGGAACCGTCGCTGCAAACCCAGATGTTCCAGTACCTGCTGTACTTCTGGCTGTCGCTGCCGCAACTGCAGGAGCGCAAGGAGCAGTTGCAGGAAATGGTGAAGAACGCCGAACGCGCCGGTTATATGTTCATCGCCAGCCAGGGCGCCGCGCTGCTGGGCCAGATGGGCGACGCCGCGATGCAGACGCACGCGCAAGCCTTGCGTTCGCGCTTCGGCTTCCCGGACCTGAGCACCTGGTTCGAGCGGCAGGAAGGCTGGCAGCGCCAGCTCACCGCGCTGATCAACCTGCACCAGCCGACTGCCCCTGATGCGGCGGGCAGTTCACGCCTGGTCTGGTTGCTGACCTACGATCCGCGCCACGGCCTGACCGACATCGCGCCGGTGGAGCAGAAACGCGATGCACGCGGCCTGTGGAGCAAGGGCCGCGCCGTGGGCCTGAAGCGTCTGCGCTTCGAGTCCGAGCAGTTCGACTTTCTGACGCCGCAGGATATCCGCGCGGCGGAGGCCATTACGGTGGCGCATCGCGGCTACCAGTCCACTGGCCTGACTTACGAGATCGACCCGCAGCGTGCCGCGCCGATGCTGGTGAATCACCCGCTGTTGTACTGGTCCGACCTGCCGGACATGCGGGTGGAGATGCTGTCCGGCGAACCGGAGCTGCTGGTCAAGCGCAGCCCCGGCAACCTGGAATTGCGCTTGCAGCCACCGATCCCGGACGACAACTCCTCGGTGGTCATCACCCGCGAGACGCCAACGCGCCTGCGCGTGGTCAGCATCCTTGATGAGCACCGTAAGATCGCCTCCATCGTCGGCGATGCGCTCAACGTGCCGTCGCATGCGGAGCAGCAGGTGCTGTCGGCCATCAGCGCCATCTCGTCGCTGGTGACGGTGCAGTCGGACATCGGCGGCGCCGCGCCGGACATGGAGCAGATGGACGCGGACATGCGCCTGCATCTGCACCTGCTGCCCTACCAGCACGGCCTGAAGATGCAGATCCTGGTGCGCCCGCTGGTCAACGGCGCCTACTACAAGCCGGGCGACGGCGCCGACAGCGTACTCGCCGACATCGGCGGCAAGCCGGTACAAGCGCGCCGCCAGCTGATCGACGAACGCGATGCCGAGCGCGACCTGATCGCCAAATGTCCGGTGCTGGAATCGGCCGAGCAGGAACATGGCGAGTGGCTGCTGGGCCAACCGGCCCTGTGCCTGCAACTGCTGGTGGAATTGCAGGCGCTGGACCCGGCCAGCATCGTCATCGCCTGGCCGGAGGGCGAGAGCTTCCGCGTCACCAACAAGGTCGAGACCAAGCAACTGCGCCTGGCCATCAAGAGCAACAAGGACTGGTTTGCCGCCAGCGGCGAACTGCAGGTGGACGAGGGCAAGGTCATCGACCTGCGCACGCTGCTTGAGATGATGGAGAAGAGCCACGGCCGCTTCGTCGAATTGGGCGAAAACCGCTACCTGGCGCTGACCGAGGAACTGCATCGCCGCCTGCAGGAAGTATCGGCTTACGGCGAGCTTACCGCCGACGGCGTGCGCCTGCATCCGCTGGCGTCGTTCGCGCTGGAGGAACTGGCCGACGATGTCGGCGGGCTCAAAGCCGACAAGCTGTGGAAAGCGCATCTGTCGCGCATGCAGGAACAGACCATCTTCGAGCCGCAGCTGCCAAGTACCTTGCAGGCGGAATTACGCGACTATCAGCTGGAAGGCTACAACTGGCTGTCGCGCCTTGCCCATTGGGGCGTGGGCGCCTGCTTGGCCGACGATATGGGGCTTGGCAAAACGCTGCAGGCACTGGCGCTGATGCTGTCGCGCGCGCCGCAAGGCCCGACGCTGGTAATCGCGCCGACTTCTGTCTGCATGAACTGGATGAGCGAAGCCGCGCGCTTCGCGCCGACGCTGAACGTGCAATTGTTCGGCGCCGGCGATCGCGCGGAGCAGCT from Duganella dendranthematis encodes:
- a CDS encoding DEAD/DEAH box helicase, whose amino-acid sequence is MTDPKLLVEFDALPFNEKAILALLALIGEPTGRTAILDHLNHARIEQDNDGNLYTVATLDDSMSRLERLAFISVVTGRGFICNPKLRWPAIRSAIGTHALEDLCAAYAELVPMRQTWNSMEPRSYRAGMARLRMGLLRGHGPQQVQQVLAFCLGSYEAAQLHPIVDIFGRPFEPGMLALVHPLLQDDVLAVLLQNAQHEPPTAPAIREFCDMHMQRRHGDVNAELRMAMAEDALLCGRLDDAKRYLERTVGPQSQYLASVVVLLRGAASAAIIGFDAALKALRRDTGKRKQLFTGMGAQLYLLSALRSADAKHLKAAEAYLEIAVKLPRNHDSAVHQQIDMLRQIRAGVMQVDAVSALPWEPSLQTQMFQYLLYFWLSLPQLQERKEQLQEMVKNAERAGYMFIASQGAALLGQMGDAAMQTHAQALRSRFGFPDLSTWFERQEGWQRQLTALINLHQPTAPDAAGSSRLVWLLTYDPRHGLTDIAPVEQKRDARGLWSKGRAVGLKRLRFESEQFDFLTPQDIRAAEAITVAHRGYQSTGLTYEIDPQRAAPMLVNHPLLYWSDLPDMRVEMLSGEPELLVKRSPGNLELRLQPPIPDDNSSVVITRETPTRLRVVSILDEHRKIASIVGDALNVPSHAEQQVLSAISAISSLVTVQSDIGGAAPDMEQMDADMRLHLHLLPYQHGLKMQILVRPLVNGAYYKPGDGADSVLADIGGKPVQARRQLIDERDAERDLIAKCPVLESAEQEHGEWLLGQPALCLQLLVELQALDPASIVIAWPEGESFRVTNKVETKQLRLAIKSNKDWFAASGELQVDEGKVIDLRTLLEMMEKSHGRFVELGENRYLALTEELHRRLQEVSAYGELTADGVRLHPLASFALEELADDVGGLKADKLWKAHLSRMQEQTIFEPQLPSTLQAELRDYQLEGYNWLSRLAHWGVGACLADDMGLGKTLQALALMLSRAPQGPTLVIAPTSVCMNWMSEAARFAPTLNVQLFGAGDRAEQLNNLHAYDVVVTSYGLLQLESALFAGVQWNTIVLDEAQAIKNAATKRSAAVMALKGEFRIAVTGTPLENHLGELWNLFRFINPGLLGSIEQFNLRFAAPIEKPQDHRAELGARKRLRHLIQPFILRRTKSQVLTELPSRTEITLEVDLSADETALYESLRRAALENLEKVEGPAEKKSIQILAEIMKLRRACCNPNLIAPELGLASSKLAAFAHLLEGLLENKHKVLVFSQFVDHLALIRAHLDEQGVSYQYLDGSTSMADRKKRVDAFQAGVGDVFLISLKAGGVGINLTAADYVIHMDPWWNPAVEDQASDRAHRMGQLRPVTIYRLVARHTIEEGIVDLHQHKRDLADSLLEGSDVSGRMSSSEMLAMLQEGLKK